The nucleotide sequence AGAGGTACTCGAAGACGCTGTGGCGGGCGCCGGGGACGTACCGCCGGCCCACCAGCGCCCGGACCCCGCGCTCCTCCGTGCCGCGGATGACGCGGCCGATGGCCTGGCGCGCGCGCCGGACGGCGGGGACGGTCAACGCGTATTCGAAGGCGCGGTCCTCGCCGAAGGCGTCGGCGTAGGCCCGCCGGACCGCCCGGACCCGCGGCGAGCCGATGTTCACGAGGGGGACGCCGACCACCGCACACAGCCCCAGCTTGTCGCCGTCGTAGTCGACCCCCTCGGTGAGCGTGCCGCGGGTGCTCGTCACCAGCACCTTCCCCTCGCCGGCGAAGAAGTCCCGTTTCAGCCGCTCGGTGGCCTCGTTGGAGGAGGACTCGTCGACCAGCACGGGCTTGTCAACGGCCTCGCGGAGGTAGTCGCCGGCCCACCGGGCCTCCCGGTAGTTGGGCAGCGCGAGCATGACGTTGCCCGGCGACCGGGCCAGCGTCCGGAGGGCGTGGGCGTACTCGTCGCGGGTCCGGTTCCAGCCGTCGGGGTCGGCCTGCTCGGCCGGGTCGCCGCGGTTGTGCGCGGTGAAGGGCTCGGCGTCGACCAGCCAGGAGGCGCGGTTCTCCTCGGGGAAGGGCAGCCCGTAGCTGCGCTCGATGACCGGCCGCCCCTCCCTGCGCAACGCCTCCAGCCCCGAGACTTCCGTGAAGACGGAAAGCGGCGCGAGCGTCGCGCTCATCAGGACGCCCCCGCCGAGTTCGTCGAAAATGTCCCGCAGGGACTCGCCGGGCATGCACTCGAAGCGCACCAGGCCGGCCGTGTAGGCGGCCTGCCAGGGCTCGCCGACCGCGCGCTCGTCGGCCGGGGCGTGCTCCAGTTCGAGCTCGCGGAAGCTGGCGGCGTGGTCGGCCTCGTACCACCGGCGCAGGAGGACGCCGACGCCCGCGGCGACGGCCGACCGCTCGCCCAGCTCCGAGAGGGTCTCCTCGACGGCCGCGCCGACCGCCGGGAGCGTCCGCCAGTCCGCCCCGGTGTATCCCTCCCGTTCGGCCCACTCGGTCAGCTCGTCGCGCTCGACGGTTTCGGGGTCCCGCAGCGGTACCTCCCGGTCCCGCTCGGGCAGCGTCCGGGGGTCCGCGCGCCACTCCGGGCCGTGTTCCTCGACCAGATACGCCGCGACCCGGTCGTCCAGCCAGCCGATGACGTCGTCGTAGAAGTCACGCGCACGCTCGACGGCGTCGAGGCTCACCTCGTGGCTTGCCAGCCGGTCGGCAATCTGGCTGCGGCGGTCCTCGCCCTCACGGGCCCGGGTGAGCAGGCTCGCGCAGTCGTTGCGCGCCCGGACGAGCGTCGCGCGCCCGAGCCGGTCGGAGAGCAGGTCCC is from Salinirussus salinus and encodes:
- a CDS encoding ATP-dependent DNA helicase encodes the protein MGDGADTDGADAGGAGSDGAGSPDWREYFGFPEPYENQADAVESAMQAGRARGYLAMEGPCGTGKTMAALTAGAALVRGGDYERVLVVTPVKQQRRQFVEDLRTMNAGLEEPLRGVSLTGKRDLCPYGREEVFGDTSTHDRCEDLRENTAGLVESEGTSDDRPAAEAAVPGAAEDVWWDPQRGADLAAAARPDAAGQRTLAEESLSTAGATSPYRHSQPAAPADMSDGEDDGPLYCPFEADWYARNRGSPVGFAVGEHGVVTPEEYLPAATERGTCPHRVMSVLLEAAEVVVGNYNHLFDPDSRPLLASILDEDTFVVVDEAHRLEERVRDLLSDRLGRATLVRARNDCASLLTRAREGEDRRSQIADRLASHEVSLDAVERARDFYDDVIGWLDDRVAAYLVEEHGPEWRADPRTLPERDREVPLRDPETVERDELTEWAEREGYTGADWRTLPAVGAAVEETLSELGERSAVAAGVGVLLRRWYEADHAASFRELELEHAPADERAVGEPWQAAYTAGLVRFECMPGESLRDIFDELGGGVLMSATLAPLSVFTEVSGLEALRREGRPVIERSYGLPFPEENRASWLVDAEPFTAHNRGDPAEQADPDGWNRTRDEYAHALRTLARSPGNVMLALPNYREARWAGDYLREAVDKPVLVDESSSNEATERLKRDFFAGEGKVLVTSTRGTLTEGVDYDGDKLGLCAVVGVPLVNIGSPRVRAVRRAYADAFGEDRAFEYALTVPAVRRARQAIGRVIRGTEERGVRALVGRRYVPGARHSVFEYLSPAERAEFVRMTPDFLADKLRTFWASDG